A stretch of Borrelia turcica IST7 DNA encodes these proteins:
- a CDS encoding LCP family protein: MKKELFFLVLIVLIVLGVVIFFIDSSKKEQVYFELNTKSNISFFFLVEDDIGNLLSMQEIFINIKTGNIGFLDIPIYTGYEDLKGNVSWFEDLYERHSFNEFLSKVCRQLNHEPDYYIRFKKDNFVKFIDYLGGVRLLVQRPVKVYSVINPILIPSGNSVFDGDKAYDYLNYFKDISYFDERFEFFKEFFKKILAQFEDLDESHEDFSRMYFMLDTNLSETVFKYIFTNYKINNEKLIFVNIKGQEETFKSSDNSAIKVVFPYYGGAVLKESIEKLNKDLISENKDEEVVKVIILNGTKTSGLARNATNIFKSLGFKIIKFANADRDNYSNTLVINNSDNLEMAMKVGDVIRARNVKPISEFHADILGLDGSDISPDVIVILGDDFDGRYVKHR; the protein is encoded by the coding sequence TTGAAAAAAGAGTTATTTTTTTTAGTTTTAATAGTTTTGATAGTTCTTGGTGTTGTAATTTTTTTTATCGATAGTTCAAAAAAAGAACAAGTATATTTTGAATTAAATACTAAGAGTAATATTAGTTTTTTCTTTTTAGTAGAAGACGATATTGGCAATCTTTTGAGTATGCAAGAAATTTTTATTAATATAAAGACAGGAAATATTGGATTTTTAGATATTCCTATTTATACGGGTTATGAGGATTTGAAGGGGAATGTATCTTGGTTTGAAGATTTATATGAGAGACATAGTTTTAATGAATTTTTGTCTAAAGTATGTAGGCAGTTAAATCATGAACCCGATTATTATATTCGCTTTAAAAAGGATAATTTTGTCAAATTTATTGATTATCTTGGTGGGGTGCGACTTCTTGTTCAAAGACCGGTTAAAGTATATAGTGTTATAAATCCTATTTTAATACCTTCTGGTAACTCTGTGTTTGATGGTGATAAGGCTTATGATTATTTGAATTATTTTAAAGATATTAGTTATTTTGATGAGAGATTTGAGTTTTTCAAGGAATTTTTTAAAAAGATTTTAGCACAATTTGAAGACTTGGATGAGAGTCATGAAGATTTTTCAAGGATGTATTTTATGTTAGATACAAATCTTTCTGAGACTGTGTTTAAATATATTTTTACCAATTATAAAATAAATAATGAGAAACTTATTTTTGTTAATATTAAAGGACAAGAAGAAACATTTAAGAGTAGTGATAATAGTGCAATAAAGGTTGTTTTTCCTTATTATGGAGGAGCAGTTCTTAAAGAATCAATAGAGAAATTAAATAAGGATTTGATAAGTGAGAATAAAGATGAAGAGGTAGTAAAAGTTATTATTTTAAACGGCACTAAGACTTCTGGACTTGCGAGAAATGCGACTAATATTTTTAAGTCTTTGGGATTTAAGATTATAAAATTTGCAAATGCAGATAGGGATAATTATTCTAATACTTTAGTGATAAATAATTCAGATAATTTGGAAATGGCTATGAAAGTAGGGGATGTCATTAGAGCAAGAAATGTTAAGCCAATATCTGAATTTCATGCAGATATATTAGGGCTTGATGGATCTGATATAAGTCCTGATGTAATAGTCATTTTGGGAGATGATTTTGATGGAAGGTATGTTAAACACAGATGA
- the nadD gene encoding nicotinate (nicotinamide) nucleotide adenylyltransferase, giving the protein MKIAVLGGTYNPVHIGHMFLAKEIEYFLNVDKVVFIPTHKPVHKIVAGNVSVRDRIEMLKLAIKNESNMFIDECDIVKGGITYTIDTITCIKKKYIQDEIYLVIGDDLFENFALWKNPEEIVQSVNLVVVHRIYKEKIVSHFKHIYIDNKIFPISSSEIRNRIENCFPVDYLLPFDVLRYIKDNNLYA; this is encoded by the coding sequence ATGAAAATAGCAGTATTGGGTGGTACTTATAATCCTGTACACATTGGACATATGTTTTTAGCAAAGGAGATAGAATATTTCCTAAATGTTGATAAAGTAGTATTTATCCCTACTCATAAGCCTGTGCATAAAATTGTTGCAGGGAATGTTAGCGTTAGAGATAGAATTGAAATGCTTAAGTTGGCAATAAAAAATGAGAGCAATATGTTTATAGATGAATGTGACATAGTAAAGGGGGGGATAACTTATACCATTGATACTATTACTTGCATTAAAAAAAAATATATTCAAGATGAAATTTATTTGGTTATTGGAGATGATCTTTTTGAAAATTTTGCTTTATGGAAGAATCCAGAAGAAATAGTTCAGTCTGTGAATCTTGTAGTAGTTCACAGGATTTATAAAGAAAAGATTGTGAGTCATTTTAAACATATTTATATTGACAATAAAATTTTTCCTATTTCTTCCTCAGAGATTAGAAATAGAATTGAGAATTGTTTTCCTGTTGATTATTTGCTTCCCTTTGATGTTTTAAGATATATTAAAGATAATAACTTATATGCTTAA
- the rsfS gene encoding ribosome silencing factor: protein MEGMLNTDDVKELCRIISDFDGIDVLGIDVSSVCNWADFFIIVTCSSFKHMEALHSEKLVKFFNERHFNYCVQGKGFIYDWTIVSCENLIIHLMSDKARAYYELEKLWSRGEIISS from the coding sequence ATGGAAGGTATGTTAAACACAGATGATGTTAAGGAATTGTGCAGAATAATATCTGATTTTGATGGAATTGATGTTTTAGGTATTGATGTTAGTTCTGTTTGTAATTGGGCAGATTTTTTTATTATTGTAACATGTTCATCATTTAAGCATATGGAGGCTTTGCATTCTGAGAAATTAGTTAAGTTTTTTAATGAAAGACATTTTAATTATTGTGTTCAGGGTAAGGGTTTTATTTATGATTGGACAATTGTTTCATGTGAGAATTTAATTATACATTTAATGAGTGATAAGGCTAGAGCGTACTATGAGCTTGAAAAGCTATGGAGCAGAGGGGAGATAATATCCTCATAA
- the spoVG gene encoding septation regulator SpoVG, which translates to MNITDIRIRRVDNKNPGSKLLAYVTVTFDDCLVLHNIRVIKGQKGVFIVMPNRRTKVGEYKDIVHPINQNFREILQTSIFREYVKENPSNLELELS; encoded by the coding sequence GTGAATATCACAGATATAAGAATTAGGAGAGTTGATAATAAAAATCCCGGTTCTAAGTTATTGGCGTATGTTACAGTTACTTTTGATGATTGTTTAGTTCTTCACAATATTAGAGTTATTAAGGGACAGAAAGGTGTTTTTATTGTCATGCCTAATAGAAGAACTAAGGTAGGAGAATATAAGGATATTGTACATCCTATTAATCAAAATTTTAGAGAAATTTTACAAACTTCTATTTTTAGAGAATATGTGAAGGAAAATCCTTCAAATCTTGAGCTTGAATTGAGTTAA